From Candidatus Culexarchaeum yellowstonense:
GCATTAAGGAATATAATTGAAGGGTTGAAGACTTATGCCATGGAGAACGGCATTAGGGAAGTAGTCATCCCAGTGGATTCAACGAAAAAACTATTCATACAAACAATGGTTGAAGAGGGATTTAGGGTATACGACGTGGAGTACAGATTCTATAAGGATTTGGATTGAAAAGTTATCATACGAAAAACGAATATATGTAAGTATACATCAACAGTATATGGATGAGAGTTGAGCGAGGTAGATGCAGTAGTTAATACTGTTAGGATTTGGCTTGGAAACCCATTGTCGAGGGGGCTGATGAGATACATATACAATGGTAGCCCACAATCCTTCAACAAAATGCTGGAGAAATATGCGGAGTTAGATGTGGACTTAAGTGCAAGTGAAAAATTCAAATACATTTTACTGGAAAGGATACTGAATATTGGAGCTAAAAGCTTTGGGAAATCAGAGGAGGAGTTAAGGAGTTCACTGAAAAGCCCATTGATTAGGAGGGCCATAGCAAACATACTTGGGGGAATAGCTGAATATGGAGTTATGAGGCCTCAAACAACCATAGCGCCATTCCTAGTGGTATGGAATTATACGAGACTATGCAACTTGAAATGTAAACACTGCTATGAAAATGCGGGACCAAAACAAGATGAAGATGAACTCAACACCATTGAGGCGAAGAGGGTTGTGGATGAATTTGCAGAGGCAGGTGTTGTGGCAATAGCATTCTCTGGAGGTGAACCACTAATGAGGAAAGACTTCTACGAAGTGGCAAACCATGCATACAAAAGGGAATTCTACATATCCATAGCCACCAATGGGACACTAATAGACCGTGAAACCGCAATGAAACTTAAGGATTCAGGAGTCCAATACGTTGAAGTATCATTGGATGGATTGGAGGAAACACATGACAATTTCAGAGGTGTAAAGGGGGCATTCAAGAAGAGCATTGAGGGGATAAAGAATTGTATAGATGTGGGTTTAGATGTGGGCGTAGCAACAACAATAACGAAGCAAAACATGAATGAAGTGCCAAAACTTGTGAATATGCTTGAAGGTATTGGCGTTAAGAGGTTCATAGCCTTCAACTTCATACCAGTAGGTAGGGGGAAAGATATTGTGAAAATGGATTTAGAACCGGAGGAGAGGAAGAGGATTCTAGAGGGACTTTATGGGAAACTCATAACTCCAAACTGTAGAATACAAACATACAGTACAGCACCACAATACTCAGTGATCTCAGTAAACTTCGAGGGGGGACCAATAATAGCCACACACTTCACAAACAAATCGGCAATGGAACTATTAAAGGGGAAGGCTAAGGCACTGGCAGAATTCATTGGTGGATGCGGTGCTGGAAGACTATACTGTGGCTTAGAGCCGAATGGCGACATAATACCATGCGTATTCATGCCAATAAAAATTGGAAACATAAGGGTGAATAGACTCATAGATGTATGGAGGAATTCACCAATACTATGGAAGCTTAGAAATAGAGATGAACTGGAGGGGTGCAGTGAATGCGAGTACAGATACATATGTGGTGGATGCAGAGCAAGAGCATATGCATACTTCAACAACATCCAAGGGCCAGACCCAGGATGCTTCATAAAAACAGAATACTGGCAAAAGATAAATAACAGTTAAATTCAAAATAGTGGGTGAAGAGGGATGAGTGGAATAGAATTAATGGAGCTTGAATGGATGCTGATGAGGGGAGCCATAAGACTACTAATACTTGCACTACTACAGAAATCAATGATGACATGCTACCAAATAATAAAAGCAATACAACAAATAACTGAGAGGAAGCCAAGCCTAAGCACAATACACGACATACTCACAGAACTTGAAGAGAGGAGGCTTATAGAAAGCTTCACAACACAACAAGCGGAAAAATATTACAAGATAACAGAACTTGGAAGGAGAATACTGAATGAAGCTAGGGGGAGAAGCCTAAAGAAGATGATGAATATAATAAACATTATATTAGAATAATAAGGTGAATTTAAACACAACCAGACCCCAAACAATTAAATCAAACAATCATTATTGAGAGAAAAGTATGCTGAAAAGCTATAGAATTGTATTATTAATATGAATTCATCATGTCTATTGAAAACTTTATTAAGTTAACCCATAACAATTCCTTATGACATGCTATGATGCTCCCAAAGGTTTTTATTGATTGGGCTTATTTTGGTAGAGTTAAGGTTTTGAGGAATCAATTGAGTAGGGGGTTCACCCAAGACCCAATGTTCTTCATCGATATGATGAGGCACACCCCAATACTTGCCACTGCAAGTATTATTGATGGTAGGATTTTCGTTAACGCTAAAGTTGTGGGTGCAGGATTTATTTTAAAGGAAAATTACATTGATGAAGCTTTAGTTAAGTTGAGGGAGCACTATTTAAGGGGGGAGGGTATGGATAGATTGAATTATGCTATGGAGGGGGTTAAGTTGCTACTGGAGGTATTGTATTTTGATGATGAAGCTGAAGCATATGAGAAGGTGGATTTCACTAAGATAGCCACATTGGAATTGGCTGTGGGTAGGAGGGATTCTTCAAAACACACATGGATGAATCTTCAGAGTAATAGGGAGGCTTGCCTACTATACTATATGCCCCCAAACATAAGCTTCGAAATCCACGGTGAAGTAGAAGTGTACTTGGAGGGGAAGTATCATGAATTTGTAAATTTAGTTCACGACGCATTCCACTATACACCAACAAAAGCCAAGGCTAACAGGCCATGCTTAATATTCAATGTTAGGGAAGTTTACGATAATAGCCCAAGAGCCATGGGAATTAAAATCTCATAAAATTTATTTACTGAAAATGGAATAATGAATTTGGTTGAACCCCATTTGATTGAGGAAAAACTTGTAAATGTTGGTAGAGTTATACATTTCTATCCACGTATAAGTGTAGCCATAGTTGAACTGACATCAAAACTATCAGTTGGAGATAGGATAGTTATTAGGGGGGCTTCAACAAACTTTGAACAGACAGTTGAATCCATGCAGATACAGCACAAGAATGTTGAATCAGCTGAGGCAGGACAACTTGTTGGATTGAGGGTTGAACAGAGGGTTAGAGAGAAGGACATTGTCTACAAGAAGATTTCATAAAAATATTTATTTTTTAAATTTACTTAAACTCTAAACTTTCACCAACACCTAGAACCTTAACCTTCTCGCCGAAATTGTTTATTAGTGCTGCAACCATTTTAATCCCCGTGCAGTGCATTGGAACAATATATTGGAAGTCTATCTTCTTAAGCTCACTTATAGTTCTTGAGATTCGTTCATTGGATGCAGATTCAAGGTGGAAGCCTCCAATTATGGCTTTAAACTTCCTAGCGTTAAACTCCTTCATAGCGTAATGCAATGTGTTGATTAAACCTGAATGTGCACATCCAGTCAAAACTATGAATTCACCATTTAAGTTGGCTATTAAAGCTCTATCATCAATTATATTGTCATCAATGAGTCTACCATCCTCCTCAATAATGTACCCCTCAACCTTCTCAAAATCATTAACCCTATCAATCTCACCACTAAGGAAGACTTTACCAGCAAAATCAACTGGATTCCTACATGGAACAACTATTCCACCAGCACTCTCAACATCGCTTGGCTTGAATGGGACTCCAACAACCCTAAGATCCCTCTTGGCAAACCTATTGGAGAATGTCTTCGGATGAACCAACACTGGAACCCTCCTACCAATACGCTTAATAACCTCAATCAACCCTCCAGTATGATCATAATGTCCATGACTCAAGAAAATTGCATTAACACCACTGAAATCAAGCTTCAAAACATCCAAATTATGCTTAACAACATCCATGGAGGGGCCGCAATCAAAAACCACATTCAAACTTAAATCCTCAAATCTAAACTCTAGCAACGCACCAAAACCATGCTGAGCCCAACAACCCCTACTCCTAAGACTAACATAATTATCAGAGAAAACAGTCATCCTAAAAGCCAAACCACATCACCAAAAACAATCTAAATTGTAACAGAATATAATATTTTCCCCAACAACTCAAACCCACATTCCATTTTAAACTTCTCAGAATACTCCTGCAAATTTACAAAATGAAGCTTTGACAATTACAGTGATATTAAATTGTTAACTTATAAATTTGACCATGACAATTTAAGAGAGTAAGACTTAAATGCTTTCATTTATTTAGAGTTTTTAAAGGGTTTAAGAATTATGGCTAAGATTGCTAAGGAAGTATCACTGGAAAGTGTTCCTACCGTACCGAAGCCTCTAGATGTAACTTTTGAACTATCTGATGCAGAAGGCAGAGTCCGCCCCTGCTATAGAGTTGTTTTGAAGAAGGGTCTTGACGGTTGGATCATTGCAAAATGCGTTGATGTTAAAGGCGCCGTCTCGCAGGGGAGAAGTGTGGAGGAAGCTGTTAGAAACATAATTGAGGCCATATCCGCCATATTAGAGGATATGTACGGCGAAGAAAGAGAATTTTCAATAATTGTAAGGGAAGAAAAGTAAATGTCCAAACTCCCCGTAGTTTCGGGTAGAGAGGTGATTAAGTATTTGACGAAGAAAGGCTTTGTGATTTCAAGACAAAAGGGAAGTCATGTTGTTGTCAAAGTACTAAAGTATTATAAACGTAATATTTATGGCGAACCCATATATGCGGCTCATGTACAAGCTATAATCAATGTGGAAAAGTTCATAAGCACAGTAACATAGTCGGCTATTATAAGAGAAACTGAAGCTAAACTTAACTTCCAAAGGTCTTTGATAAATTTCCCTATGTTTATGGATCAGAAAGCTAATGGAAAACGAGTTTAAATGGTTGGAAAAGCTGTTTCAAAGAATCCCTTAAATCAAACTGTAAAATAAGTGTTTATTGGGGGGTGTAAGGGAAGTGAGGAAGCTAGCATTAATAGCCATGCTATCAATGATAATGCTCGGCATTGGAGTAGCCACAGTATATGCTGGATATGCTTGGAGACAGCAGTATAAGTGGGCTTGGAATGGAAATCAAATACAGCAACCAATACAGCCATTAATGAAGGGTAAGATTAGGGGATTCACAGTTGAAATAAGCGATGATTTTAAGAGCAAAGTTTTAAGCATAGCTTTAAGCGATAGTGACGTACAGAAGCTAATAAGCCAAGGATACAATGTTACAGGGATAAGGCCAACCGTTAAAATGACAGTTCAAAGTGATGGAACAATAACACTAAAAGCCACTGGAGCAATAGTGACATTTAGAAATGGGAATGGTGGATTTGCCCAAGTAAATGTAGACCTAGAGAAGGGTACAGTAACACAAATAATAATCAGAAACATAACAGTAATAAATAAGACTGGCTAAAAGAAAACACCTAAACAATCCTTCAACTTTTTTAACCCTAATACAGATTTAAGTCCACAAGCCTATTTGCTTTATCTCATTCTCAATTTTACGTATGAGTTTCAGAAATATTTTTATTCGATTCTGGCAAGCAATTAACAAGGTATTTATGAAGATACGTGTTGGAAAGCGGGGAACTATTGTCATCCCCAAGAGTATAAGGGAAAAGCTTGGAATTGAAGAGGGAGCTGTTTTAGAGTTGGAAGTTGTGGAAGGGGGACTTCTCTTAAAAGTGGTGGATCTCTGGCAAGAACTCAGGAAGAGAGGGAGAAATGTAGAATTCGACGTTAATGCATTTGAGAGGGAACTTGATGAAGCTGAAGAGAATTGGCTCAAGAGGAGAAAAATTCAAAATTGAATTTTCTTTTTCAACCAAACAAGCAAAATAGACTTATTCCTCATTTTCCTTGCAAAATCATTCGAATACATCAACTTCCTTAAACCCCTCAAGCGTTTTCATAATATTAATAAAATTGCCGAATGCTTCCTTTTCCTCATATCTTAACTAAAGC
This genomic window contains:
- a CDS encoding radical SAM protein, with protein sequence MSEVDAVVNTVRIWLGNPLSRGLMRYIYNGSPQSFNKMLEKYAELDVDLSASEKFKYILLERILNIGAKSFGKSEEELRSSLKSPLIRRAIANILGGIAEYGVMRPQTTIAPFLVVWNYTRLCNLKCKHCYENAGPKQDEDELNTIEAKRVVDEFAEAGVVAIAFSGGEPLMRKDFYEVANHAYKREFYISIATNGTLIDRETAMKLKDSGVQYVEVSLDGLEETHDNFRGVKGAFKKSIEGIKNCIDVGLDVGVATTITKQNMNEVPKLVNMLEGIGVKRFIAFNFIPVGRGKDIVKMDLEPEERKRILEGLYGKLITPNCRIQTYSTAPQYSVISVNFEGGPIIATHFTNKSAMELLKGKAKALAEFIGGCGAGRLYCGLEPNGDIIPCVFMPIKIGNIRVNRLIDVWRNSPILWKLRNRDELEGCSECEYRYICGGCRARAYAYFNNIQGPDPGCFIKTEYWQKINNS
- a CDS encoding PadR family transcriptional regulator; amino-acid sequence: MSGIELMELEWMLMRGAIRLLILALLQKSMMTCYQIIKAIQQITERKPSLSTIHDILTELEERRLIESFTTQQAEKYYKITELGRRILNEARGRSLKKMMNIINIILE
- a CDS encoding translation elongation factor-like protein, whose translation is MIEEKLVNVGRVIHFYPRISVAIVELTSKLSVGDRIVIRGASTNFEQTVESMQIQHKNVESAEAGQLVGLRVEQRVREKDIVYKKIS
- a CDS encoding MBL fold metallo-hydrolase translates to MAFRMTVFSDNYVSLRSRGCWAQHGFGALLEFRFEDLSLNVVFDCGPSMDVVKHNLDVLKLDFSGVNAIFLSHGHYDHTGGLIEVIKRIGRRVPVLVHPKTFSNRFAKRDLRVVGVPFKPSDVESAGGIVVPCRNPVDFAGKVFLSGEIDRVNDFEKVEGYIIEEDGRLIDDNIIDDRALIANLNGEFIVLTGCAHSGLINTLHYAMKEFNARKFKAIIGGFHLESASNERISRTISELKKIDFQYIVPMHCTGIKMVAALINNFGEKVKVLGVGESLEFK
- a CDS encoding type II toxin-antitoxin system HicB family antitoxin; the protein is MAKIAKEVSLESVPTVPKPLDVTFELSDAEGRVRPCYRVVLKKGLDGWIIAKCVDVKGAVSQGRSVEEAVRNIIEAISAILEDMYGEEREFSIIVREEK
- a CDS encoding type II toxin-antitoxin system HicA family toxin, translated to MSKLPVVSGREVIKYLTKKGFVISRQKGSHVVVKVLKYYKRNIYGEPIYAAHVQAIINVEKFISTVT
- a CDS encoding AbrB/MazE/SpoVT family DNA-binding domain-containing protein gives rise to the protein MKIRVGKRGTIVIPKSIREKLGIEEGAVLELEVVEGGLLLKVVDLWQELRKRGRNVEFDVNAFERELDEAEENWLKRRKIQN